One genomic region from Streptomyces venezuelae encodes:
- a CDS encoding NUDIX hydrolase: MTNQNTDERPGIAAAIVVNEGRVLMVRRRVSEGQLSWQFPAGEVEPGEAREDAAVRETQEETALTVAAVKLLGERVHPKTGRLMSYTACEVLGGTAHVADTEELAELAWVAHGEIPEYVPYGLFEPVQEYLDAALSS, translated from the coding sequence GTGACGAACCAGAACACGGACGAGCGCCCGGGCATCGCCGCAGCCATCGTCGTGAATGAGGGACGCGTGCTGATGGTGCGCCGCCGGGTCAGCGAGGGACAGCTCTCCTGGCAGTTCCCGGCTGGCGAGGTCGAGCCTGGCGAAGCCCGCGAGGACGCCGCTGTGCGGGAAACCCAGGAGGAGACCGCGCTGACCGTGGCGGCCGTGAAGCTGCTCGGCGAGCGCGTCCACCCGAAGACGGGCCGGCTGATGTCGTACACCGCGTGCGAGGTGTTGGGCGGAACGGCCCACGTCGCGGACACCGAGGAGCTGGCCGAACTGGCTTGGGTCGCCCATGGCGAGATCCCGGAGTACGTGCCGTACGGACTGTTCGAGCCGGTGCAGGAGTACCTGGACGCGGCTCTGTCTTCCTGA